Sequence from the Maribacter aquivivus genome:
TTAAAGTCTCCCTGAGAAAAACAATGTAAGGTTCAAGACCCGCTTGGTGGGCTAAAATCTCGCGAAGCGTAATAGCTGCTTTGCCTTTCTGTCTTCTCCAAGGTTTCCAATAGGTACTAAAAGGTACATCTAAATCTAGCTTGCCTTCATCTACCAATTTCATAATTGCAGGCAGCGGACCTAAAATTTTGGTAACAGATGCTAAATCATAAATATCATTTAATGCAACTGGTTGAATACTATCATAGGTGTGAAAGCCATATGCTTCATGAAAAATAATATTCCCGTCTTTGGCTATTAACACCTGAGCACCTGGGAATGCATTATTTTTTATACCAGTTGTTACAATACTATCTACTTTGTGATTTATATAAAGAGAATCTAACCCATAATGCGCCAATGAAGATTCTTGTAAACTAGAACCAACCGGAAGCAATAATGTTTTGGTTACAGGTTCTTGTGAAGCAAGAATGCCACTTAATAAACCAAAGAGTATAAAAAATAATTTATTCATTCAATTTAATAGAGACTGTATTTATCCTAAGAGTTTTACAACGTCTTTTGCGAAGTAACTGGCGATGATATTTGCACCTGCTCTTTTAATTGCAATTAGCTGTTCCATCATTACCGCATCATGATCTAACCATCCTTTTTCGGCAGCAGCTTTTACCATGGCATATTCGCCAGAAACTTGATAAACGGCAACTGGCACATCAACTTCATTTTTAATTTCACGAACAATATCAAGATAGCAAAGTCCTGGTTTTACCATAACAATATCTGCACCTTCTTCAATGTCCATTTGTGTTTCACGAATAGCTTCAAATCTATTGGCGAAATCCATCTGGTACGTTTTTTTATCCTTAGGTACATTTTTAATATCTACAGGAGCGGAATCTAGCGCATCTCTAAACGGACCGTAAAAAGCACTGGCATATTTAGCGCTATACGCCATAATGCCTGTATTAGTATAACCTTCATCTTCTAAAGCTTCACGAATGCTGAGTATTCTACCATCCATCATATCGCTAGGGGCAACAAAATCTGCACCAGCTTTGGCATGAGATACACTCATTTCTGCTAGAACCTCTACACTTTCATCATTAAGAATCTGTCCGTCAGCAACAATACCGTCATGACCGTAAGAAGAGTAGGGGTCTAAGGCAACATCTGTCATTACCAGCATTTCTGGACATGCATTTTTAACCGTTTTAATGGCTAATTGCATTAATCCGTTTTCATTTAAAGCTTCAGAACCCTGATTATCCTTTAGATTATCAGGTACTTTTACAAATAATAAAACGGAACGTAAGCCCATTTTCCAAAGTTCCTTTACCTCTTTTGTAAGGTTGTCAAGACTTAGGCGGTAATAGTTAGGCATTGAGGCGATTTCCTCTTTAATACCTTTACCTTCTACTACGAAAAGTGGGACTAAAAAATCACTTGGCGAAATTATAGTTTCTCTTACTAAACTACGTATAGCTTCTGAACTTCTAAGTCTTCTATTTCTAATAAGTGGGTACATAATTCTATTTTTTCAATATTTATTCAGATTCCTTACTTTTTCTGATAATACTTTTCAATCGTTCTTTTCGAAGCGCTGCTTCCTTTTTCAATTTGTTCTTCTTCCTATCCATTAGCTTGGCATGCTTTGCTTTGTTCACTGTATTTTTAGCCTTGCCTTTTTTTGCCATACCGGAATATTTAGATTCAAACGCTTTATTGCTTTTTGTCCGCAAAGTCTAGACTTTACTTCATCAAAGCATATGTATCTTGAAGTTATACAAAAATAGGTGAATTTGAATAATTGCTACAGCCGTTGTTGCTTATTTTTATGCGGTAGCGGATAAATGATTCTTGATATAAAAGTTCAATTAATTTTATTACACAAATATACCTGGCGTTTGTAACAACAGGAGTTTTAGAAGGTTTTCAAGATTGTATAAAAGAAGAGCAATGATAGGTTATAGCGGCACTTGGTTTAATTTTTTTTATAAAGTTAAGAGGATGCTATTAAAATGCTCTTTTTCCAATTTATATGACTTTATTTTTTAATTGATTTGAATTGGACTGAGAATAAGAATAATTACCGCTATTTTGTAGGTGAAATTATATGCTATAAATAAATTTCTTACCTCCTGATGTAACTTTTTGAAAATTTTAGACACGTATTAGACATCTGAATACTAACCTTGAAAACCGATTAATATATGCTTTCGATAACAAATTTGAATAAAACGTACCCAAACGGTACAAAAGCCTTAAACAATGTTAACCTAGAAATTGGTACCGGTATGTTCGGCTTACTTGGTCCTAATGGGGCAGGCAAGTCTTCTTTAATGAGAACTATTGCT
This genomic interval carries:
- the hemB gene encoding porphobilinogen synthase translates to MYPLIRNRRLRSSEAIRSLVRETIISPSDFLVPLFVVEGKGIKEEIASMPNYYRLSLDNLTKEVKELWKMGLRSVLLFVKVPDNLKDNQGSEALNENGLMQLAIKTVKNACPEMLVMTDVALDPYSSYGHDGIVADGQILNDESVEVLAEMSVSHAKAGADFVAPSDMMDGRILSIREALEDEGYTNTGIMAYSAKYASAFYGPFRDALDSAPVDIKNVPKDKKTYQMDFANRFEAIRETQMDIEEGADIVMVKPGLCYLDIVREIKNEVDVPVAVYQVSGEYAMVKAAAEKGWLDHDAVMMEQLIAIKRAGANIIASYFAKDVVKLLG